In one Solanum lycopersicum chromosome 11, SLM_r2.1 genomic region, the following are encoded:
- the MADS29 gene encoding MADS-box protein FBP24 — translation MGRGKIEVKRIENKTSRQVTFSKRRAGLLKKTHELSVLCDAQIGLIIFSTKGKLFEYTTQPHSMGEIINKYLQTTGASLPIHDHRVEQYDEITKMKRETLNLELSLQRYKGDELNSAQYDELNELEKQLENSINKIRARKLELLQQQMENLKRTEKMLEKENHDMCQWLMKYEMYKQQPVAMMEQQEEAAITELNLLGEQPLLSQFSFFGDQHQLGTTSNSSAYHLQTSHPFTPSTYD, via the exons atgggGAGAGGAAAGATAGAAGTGAAGAGAATTGAGAACAAAACAAGTAGACAAGTTACTTTCTCAAAGAGAAGAGCTGGACTTTTGAAGAAAACACATGAACTTTCTGTTCTTTGTGATGCTCAAATTGGACTCATCATTTTCTCAACCAAAGGCAAATTGTTTGAGTACACCACTCAACCTCacag CATGGGTGAAATCATTAATAAGTATCTCCAAACTACTGGTGCCTCACTTCCAATTCATGATCATAGG gTGGAACAATATgatgaaataacaaaaatgaaaagagaaaCATTGAATCTTGAATTAAGTCTTCAAAGATACAAAGGTGATGAATTGAACTCAGCACAATATGATGAATTAAATGAACTTGAGAAGCAGCTTGAAAATTCTATTAACAAAATTAGAGCCAGAAAG CTTGAACTCTTGCAACAGCAGATGGAAAACCTGAAGAGAaca GAGAAAATGTTGGAGAAAGAAAATCATGATATGTGTCAGTGG TTGATGAAGTATGAAATGTACAAGCAACAGCCAGTAGCAATGATGGAGCAACAAGAAGAAGCAGCAATTACTGAACTGAATTTACTTGGAGAACAACCATTGTTGTCTCAATTTTCATTCTTTGGAGATCAACACCAACTTGGTACTACAAGTAATTCTTCAGCATATCACCTTCAAACTTCTCACCCTTTTACTCCCTCTACCTACG ATTGA